In Deferribacter desulfuricans SSM1, the following are encoded in one genomic region:
- a CDS encoding YlxR family protein, whose translation MGSKAIRTCISCGSEKYKNELLRFVSVDNEVVFDLKQKLDGRGAYLCFNKECFNKATKKNLLSKHLKIKTDENITFVKLVKQVRDTYKRYLYTLMRVNITSKNIIEGVYNVKDSLIHEKAFLCLFPSDISNHSKGKLVNLITRKKVPFYFLEDKKSVAMNIHRPIRGAYAVVNKQLALVMIDILEKIKELKKWI comes from the coding sequence ATGGGCAGTAAAGCTATAAGAACCTGTATTTCTTGTGGTAGTGAAAAATATAAAAACGAGCTACTAAGGTTTGTTTCTGTGGATAATGAAGTTGTGTTTGATTTAAAGCAGAAGTTAGATGGTAGAGGTGCATATCTTTGTTTTAATAAAGAATGTTTTAATAAGGCTACAAAAAAGAACCTTCTATCAAAGCATTTAAAAATAAAGACAGATGAAAATATTACTTTTGTAAAACTTGTTAAGCAAGTTAGAGATACATATAAAAGATATTTGTATACTTTGATGAGGGTTAATATAACTTCAAAAAATATTATTGAAGGTGTTTACAACGTTAAAGATAGTTTGATACATGAGAAAGCTTTTTTATGTTTGTTCCCTTCAGATATTAGTAATCATAGCAAGGGTAAATTGGTTAACTTGATTACAAGGAAAAAAGTACCTTTTTATTTTTTGGAAGATAAGAAGAGCGTTGCTATGAATATTCATAGACCTATTAGAGGAGCTTATGCAGTTGTAAATAAACAGCTTGCATTAGTTATGATAGATATTTTAGAGAAAATTAAAGAGTTAAAAAAATGGATTTAG
- the nusA gene encoding transcription termination factor NusA: protein MKELAKVADEIGKEKGLSKELLKEALEDSIKAAVIRKYGRLTDPEVTVDIERGKIDIKVPKEVVESVENKKYEILLEDAKKIKPDAELGDVIMVPISFQELGRQAATVAKQRMVEKIREAEKQVVYDEFQNKIGQIVTGVVLKSDKDSMIVSIGKTEAFMPKREIIPGDYYDRGDYVRALLLEIRVIRGWPQLILSRTHPDFLKKLFEVEIPEVFEGIIEVKAVAREPGDRAKVAVYSKNSNIDPVGACIGLKGTRINAISNELRGEKIDVIEWSPDPVKFVCNALSPADVILTNIFEDEKTIEVVVPDDQLSLAIGKRGQNVRLAAMLTGWRLDVLKESEYNIIRKERLQEQEEELKEFYEIYNLENIDVLDENMISKLIEHGIDDVEKLSTASVDEVVMALGVNEDQAVVIINSAIDYLTEKLEELDYEVEDEEELSENED, encoded by the coding sequence ATGAAAGAGCTTGCAAAAGTAGCAGATGAGATAGGTAAAGAAAAAGGTTTGTCAAAAGAGTTGTTAAAAGAGGCTCTTGAGGATTCTATCAAAGCTGCAGTGATAAGAAAATATGGTAGATTGACAGATCCTGAGGTAACAGTCGATATTGAAAGAGGAAAGATAGATATTAAGGTACCTAAAGAAGTTGTTGAGTCTGTAGAAAATAAGAAATATGAAATTTTATTGGAAGACGCTAAAAAAATAAAGCCTGATGCAGAGCTTGGTGATGTTATTATGGTGCCTATCTCTTTTCAGGAGCTTGGAAGACAGGCTGCTACTGTGGCAAAACAGAGAATGGTTGAAAAAATTAGAGAAGCTGAGAAACAAGTGGTTTATGATGAGTTTCAAAACAAAATTGGTCAAATTGTCACTGGTGTTGTTTTAAAATCTGATAAAGATAGTATGATTGTCAGTATTGGTAAGACTGAGGCTTTTATGCCAAAAAGAGAAATTATCCCTGGAGACTATTATGATAGGGGTGATTATGTTAGAGCGCTTCTGTTAGAGATTAGGGTAATTAGGGGTTGGCCTCAGCTTATTTTATCAAGAACTCATCCAGATTTTTTGAAGAAACTATTTGAGGTTGAAATTCCTGAGGTTTTTGAAGGTATAATTGAAGTAAAAGCGGTGGCGAGAGAACCTGGAGATCGTGCTAAAGTAGCTGTTTATTCTAAAAATAGTAATATTGATCCTGTTGGTGCATGTATAGGTTTAAAGGGTACTAGAATAAATGCAATTAGTAATGAATTGCGTGGCGAAAAGATAGATGTGATAGAGTGGTCACCTGATCCTGTAAAATTTGTATGTAATGCGCTATCACCTGCTGATGTTATTTTGACGAATATTTTTGAAGATGAAAAAACCATTGAAGTTGTTGTCCCTGATGATCAGTTGTCTTTAGCTATTGGAAAAAGAGGTCAAAATGTTCGTCTTGCAGCTATGCTGACTGGTTGGAGACTCGATGTATTAAAAGAGAGTGAATACAATATAATTAGAAAAGAGAGACTTCAGGAGCAAGAAGAAGAGCTTAAAGAATTTTATGAGATATATAATCTTGAAAATATAGATGTTTTAGACGAAAATATGATTTCTAAACTTATTGAACATGGAATAGATGATGTGGAAAAACTTTCTACAGCAAGTGTTGACGAAGTTGTAATGGCTTTAGGTGTGAATGAAGATCAGGCAGTAGTAATAATTAATAGCGCAATAGATTATCTTACTGAAAAGCTTGAAGAACTTGATTATGAAGTGGAAGATGAGGAAGAATTGTCTGAGAATGAGGATTAA
- the rimP gene encoding ribosome maturation factor RimP, protein MDVLSNSIKEKVKSYLEENVKNEFLDIYDIQFRREKSGWVLRIFIEGDNVGLSDCISVSKQVSKWLDEVDIIPYENYNLEVSTPGATREIRNLDEFKKYIGKYCKIKLVEHDKYGRKNYKGYIKNVEGDIITLFVEEENKEFEIDYYLVKKANLEIKF, encoded by the coding sequence ATGGATGTTTTAAGTAATAGTATCAAGGAAAAAGTTAAAAGTTATTTAGAAGAAAATGTGAAAAATGAGTTTTTAGATATCTATGATATTCAATTTAGGCGTGAAAAATCTGGTTGGGTTCTGAGAATCTTTATAGAAGGAGATAATGTGGGGTTAAGTGATTGTATATCTGTGAGTAAACAAGTTTCAAAATGGCTGGATGAAGTTGATATTATTCCTTATGAAAATTATAATTTAGAGGTTTCTACTCCGGGTGCGACAAGAGAAATTAGAAACTTGGATGAGTTTAAAAAATATATAGGCAAATATTGCAAAATTAAATTAGTTGAGCATGATAAGTATGGACGTAAAAATTATAAAGGTTATATTAAAAATGTTGAAGGTGATATTATAACTCTTTTTGTAGAAGAGGAAAATAAAGAATTCGAGATAGATTATTATCTTGTAAAAAAAGCTAACTTAGAGATAAAGTTTTAG